A single genomic interval of uncultured Desulfobacter sp. harbors:
- the prmA gene encoding 50S ribosomal protein L11 methyltransferase translates to MKFKKVVARFDADNIELAEEVICHIFFSFNLKGVICEVPIPEPDEGFGTRTLKQPEHNSIIGYLPDTDDSDIMISKIRKRLAGLSDMAVLVDVLSESVDEKDWAHAWKEYFNVTRITDKIVVKPEWKDYTPAPGEIVIHIDPGMAFGTGTHPTTFMCLALLEKYVQPGKTLLDVGCGSGILMIGAAKLGAGPMTGIDVDPMAVDITQQNLEKNGITLDGVTLGAVTLDKTPEIQYDLICANIIAQVIVSIMPEISARLAPAGNAILSGIIEERLPDIYAALDTQHLECVKKITWDEWVALVVCRKK, encoded by the coding sequence CAATCTGAAAGGCGTAATTTGCGAGGTCCCCATTCCCGAACCGGATGAGGGTTTCGGCACCCGGACCCTGAAACAACCGGAGCACAACAGCATTATCGGTTACCTGCCGGACACGGATGATTCCGATATCATGATTTCCAAAATCAGAAAACGTCTGGCAGGATTGTCTGATATGGCTGTCCTGGTTGATGTTTTATCGGAAAGTGTGGATGAAAAAGACTGGGCCCATGCCTGGAAAGAGTATTTCAACGTTACCCGGATCACGGATAAAATTGTGGTGAAACCCGAATGGAAGGACTATACCCCGGCTCCCGGTGAGATTGTCATCCACATTGATCCCGGCATGGCATTCGGCACGGGTACCCACCCCACCACATTCATGTGCCTGGCCCTTTTAGAAAAATATGTACAGCCGGGCAAAACCCTGTTGGATGTAGGATGCGGGTCGGGCATACTGATGATCGGCGCTGCCAAACTTGGAGCAGGCCCCATGACCGGTATTGATGTAGACCCTATGGCCGTGGATATCACCCAGCAGAATTTAGAAAAAAACGGGATTACACTTGATGGCGTCACCCTTGGGGCCGTAACGTTGGATAAAACACCTGAAATTCAGTATGACCTTATCTGTGCCAACATCATTGCCCAGGTTATCGTATCCATCATGCCGGAGATATCGGCCCGTCTGGCACCGGCCGGGAACGCCATCCTTTCGGGCATCATTGAGGAGAGGCTACCGGACATTTACGCAGCCCTGGATACGCAACACCTTGAGTGCGTCAAAAAAATCACCTGGGATGAGTGGGTGGCGCTGGTGGTTTGCCGTAAAAAATAA